A single window of Mycolicibacterium aurum DNA harbors:
- a CDS encoding sugar transferase — MAVRTTTSEWSPASLAGVLPDVSRLALPQGNLGVLIKFAADLSMACVASIAGLTWAHHQGFPMPPLWMMACYAPMVLIIFAARSTYRRRLHGNLIEEFMSVQMTAALAAMLLLAGMVLADVPGDLGDTIAKVWLTTATLLPIGRVAAVSLKRSLRRRHLLQSPTLIMGNGEIACHLAKRFLDNPQYGIRPVGLVDADSPWTATDTDDCPIPPVGTPETIADAIRRTGAEAVVVGFSRTSDKDLIPAIRTARLAGLTVWIVPRMFDTVGKQSRVDYVGGLPVLTVSNTNPTSWQFATKHVADRVAAAAILAVISPLFVSLMAAVKLSSPGSVFFRQPRIGRDGIVFDCLKFRSMRPPESVDDVFVPHRGAAPGGVEGADRRTTIGKLMRCSSLDELPQLLNVIKGDMSLVGPRPERPEYVERFNSQIRRYGERHRVKAGMTGWAQVHGLRGQTSIDDRAEWDNFYIENWSLSLDLQILLLTIPAVLRPSEKLSVTSANTG, encoded by the coding sequence ATGGCGGTACGCACCACCACGAGCGAATGGTCACCGGCTTCGCTGGCGGGCGTACTTCCCGACGTTTCGCGCCTCGCGCTCCCGCAGGGCAATCTGGGCGTGCTGATCAAGTTCGCCGCCGATCTGTCCATGGCATGCGTGGCGTCGATCGCCGGTCTCACCTGGGCGCACCATCAGGGATTCCCAATGCCACCGCTGTGGATGATGGCGTGCTACGCGCCGATGGTGCTGATCATCTTCGCCGCCCGGTCCACCTACCGGCGCAGACTGCACGGCAACCTGATCGAAGAGTTCATGTCGGTCCAGATGACCGCGGCGCTGGCGGCCATGCTGCTGCTGGCCGGCATGGTGCTCGCCGATGTCCCCGGCGACCTGGGCGACACCATCGCCAAGGTGTGGCTCACCACCGCCACCCTGCTGCCTATCGGCAGGGTGGCCGCGGTGTCGCTGAAACGGTCGCTCCGGCGACGCCACCTCCTGCAGTCGCCGACGCTGATCATGGGCAACGGCGAGATCGCCTGCCACCTCGCGAAGCGGTTTCTCGACAACCCGCAGTACGGCATTCGCCCGGTGGGACTGGTGGACGCCGATTCACCGTGGACGGCCACCGACACCGACGACTGCCCCATCCCCCCGGTCGGAACACCGGAGACCATCGCCGACGCGATCCGGCGCACCGGGGCAGAGGCCGTCGTCGTCGGGTTCTCCCGGACCAGCGACAAGGATCTGATACCCGCCATCAGAACCGCACGACTTGCCGGGCTGACGGTGTGGATCGTGCCCCGCATGTTCGACACCGTGGGCAAGCAGTCCCGCGTGGACTACGTCGGCGGCCTGCCCGTGTTGACGGTGTCCAACACCAACCCCACCAGCTGGCAGTTCGCCACCAAGCACGTCGCCGACCGCGTCGCGGCGGCCGCCATCCTGGCTGTCATCTCCCCGTTGTTCGTGTCCCTCATGGCCGCGGTGAAGCTGTCCTCTCCCGGCTCGGTCTTCTTCCGGCAACCACGCATCGGCCGTGACGGAATCGTGTTCGACTGCCTGAAGTTTCGATCGATGCGCCCGCCCGAGTCTGTCGACGATGTGTTCGTCCCGCACCGCGGCGCGGCCCCCGGCGGTGTCGAGGGCGCCGACCGGCGCACCACCATCGGCAAGCTCATGCGGTGCAGCTCTCTCGATGAACTCCCGCAACTTCTCAACGTCATCAAAGGCGACATGAGCCTCGTCGGACCCCGACCCGAACGTCCCGAATACGTCGAGCGTTTCAACTCCCAGATCCGTCGGTACGGGGAACGACACCGGGTCAAAGCCGGCATGACCGGCTGGGCGCAGGTGCACGGCCTCCGCGGCCAGACGTCCATCGACGACCGCGCCGAATGGGACAACTTCTACATCGAGAACTGGTCACTGTCTCTGGATCTGCAGATACTTCTGCTGACGATCCCCGCGGTACTGCGCCCCAGCGAGAAGCTGTCGGTCACATCCGCGAATACCGGGTGA
- a CDS encoding DUF2293 domain-containing protein, with translation MTDLDDAVTRIAEANLADQQFVTPVELLIGLNWLLESRVHAWLGGLVTSLDRCLRVDETETADALTALQSWARRHGLKPWETDYAGLHFTAGGRVEDERRFRTRWARDEHPAPKPPPPRCAQPNILAAERTWECNACGGEPTDPLLRVKAGGICLDCTGLGHLVFLPSGDANLTRRTAKASGVTGVVYRMNTPRRRYERQGILVELRAVELAARQCLEDDDLTPRRLRVDDALRRVIADHIRAQFPGCPPLRAEAIAFYAAVRGRARRNRGNAADPGSVLAAVTNSVRRIDTDYERLLLTGLERADAERAVQIRVDDILRTWTSGATLLD, from the coding sequence ATGACAGATCTGGATGACGCCGTCACACGCATTGCTGAGGCCAACCTGGCCGATCAGCAGTTCGTCACGCCCGTCGAACTCCTGATCGGGCTGAACTGGCTGCTTGAGTCGAGAGTCCATGCGTGGCTGGGCGGCCTGGTCACCTCGCTCGACCGGTGTCTGCGCGTGGACGAGACCGAGACCGCCGACGCTCTCACCGCGTTGCAGAGCTGGGCTCGCCGGCATGGCCTGAAGCCGTGGGAAACCGACTACGCCGGACTGCACTTCACCGCCGGCGGCCGCGTCGAGGACGAGCGTCGCTTCCGGACCCGGTGGGCGCGGGACGAGCACCCCGCGCCGAAGCCACCGCCACCGCGGTGCGCCCAGCCCAATATTCTGGCGGCCGAGCGCACCTGGGAGTGCAACGCCTGCGGCGGCGAACCCACCGATCCACTGCTCCGCGTCAAGGCCGGCGGCATCTGCCTCGACTGCACCGGGCTGGGCCACCTGGTGTTCCTGCCGTCCGGCGATGCCAACCTCACCCGACGCACCGCCAAGGCGAGCGGAGTCACCGGCGTCGTCTACCGCATGAACACCCCGAGGAGGCGCTATGAGCGCCAAGGCATTCTGGTCGAACTGCGCGCCGTCGAGCTGGCGGCCCGGCAATGTCTGGAGGACGACGACCTGACGCCGCGACGCCTCCGCGTCGACGACGCCCTGCGCCGCGTGATCGCCGACCACATCCGCGCCCAGTTTCCGGGCTGCCCGCCCCTGCGCGCCGAGGCGATCGCCTTCTACGCCGCAGTGCGCGGACGCGCGCGTCGCAACCGCGGCAACGCAGCCGACCCCGGTTCCGTCCTCGCCGCCGTCACGAACTCCGTCCGCCGCATCGACACGGACTATGAACGTCTGCTCTTGACGGGCCTCGAGCGCGCCGACGCCGAGAGGGCCGTGCAGATCCGCGTCGACGACATCCTCCGCACGTGGACCAGCGGCGCGACACTTCTCGACTGA
- a CDS encoding DUF1206 domain-containing protein, producing MEWLARVGYPVSGLLHVLIAYIIVRIAFGLSGEADQTGALATLAAQPGGQVSLWVVAFGLFALAMWRLAETVVGLHPGEHTDADLRDTPLGNRLKALGLAVVYLALAFAAVQFALGVGRQGSDRAEGLSARLMQSGGGKVVLVGVGVAIAAFGGYFVYKGASRKFLRDLTVPGGLLITVLGVCGHVAEGVVLFAAGLLVVGASFLQDPTRATGLDSAVQALGETQFGQTILLVAATGFAAYGLYSFALTRYSRM from the coding sequence GTGGAATGGCTCGCGCGCGTGGGCTATCCGGTGAGCGGGCTCCTTCATGTGCTGATCGCGTACATCATCGTGCGCATCGCCTTCGGTTTGAGCGGTGAGGCCGATCAGACCGGCGCACTCGCGACGCTGGCCGCGCAGCCCGGCGGACAGGTGTCGCTGTGGGTGGTGGCGTTCGGGCTGTTCGCCCTGGCGATGTGGCGGCTGGCGGAAACGGTGGTGGGACTGCACCCCGGCGAGCACACCGACGCCGATCTGCGTGACACGCCACTGGGCAACCGGCTCAAAGCACTTGGACTGGCCGTGGTCTACCTGGCGCTGGCGTTCGCCGCGGTGCAGTTCGCGCTGGGGGTGGGCCGGCAGGGCAGTGATCGAGCCGAGGGCTTGAGCGCACGACTGATGCAGTCGGGTGGCGGCAAGGTCGTGCTGGTGGGTGTCGGTGTGGCCATCGCAGCCTTCGGCGGCTACTTCGTCTACAAGGGCGCATCGCGGAAGTTCCTGCGGGATCTCACCGTGCCCGGGGGGCTGCTGATCACCGTGCTGGGGGTGTGCGGTCACGTCGCCGAGGGGGTGGTGTTGTTCGCCGCCGGGCTGTTGGTGGTCGGCGCGTCCTTCCTGCAGGATCCGACGCGGGCGACGGGGTTGGACTCCGCGGTCCAGGCGCTGGGGGAGACGCAGTTCGGGCAGACGATTCTGCTGGTGGCTGCAACAGGTTTCGCGGCCTACGGCTTGTACAGCTTTGCGCTCACCCGGTATTCGCGGATGTGA
- a CDS encoding MFS transporter translates to MTTANTETPLPRSSPAETRRAIWNTLRGSSGNLVEWYDVYVYTVFATYFEGQFFAESEKNSTVYVYAIFAITFVMRPVGSWFFGRYADRRGRRAALTFSVSLMALCSAVIALVPSQATIGIAAPIILVLARLVQGFATGGEYGTSATYMSEAATRERRGFFSSFQYVTLVGGHVLAQFTLLILQSFLTDDQMRDFGWRIAFAIGGVAAIVVFWLRRTMDESLSEEVIEAARSGEDKGAGSMRELFTTYWRPLLLCFLITMGGTVAFYTYSVNAPTIVKSTYDDAMTATWINLIGLIFLMLLQPVGGMISDKVGRKPMLLFFGVGGLFYTYILITFLPETQSPLASFALVAGGYIILTGYTSINALVKSELFPQRIRALGVGVGYALANSIFGGTAPLIYQAAKEQGHVPLFIAYVTVCIAVSLVVYIFCLKNKSETYLDRERGSAFRV, encoded by the coding sequence ATGACGACCGCGAACACCGAGACGCCGCTGCCGCGGTCCAGTCCCGCCGAGACGCGGCGCGCGATCTGGAACACGCTGCGCGGATCGTCGGGCAACCTGGTCGAGTGGTACGACGTCTACGTCTACACCGTGTTCGCAACGTATTTCGAGGGCCAGTTCTTCGCGGAGTCGGAGAAGAACTCCACGGTCTACGTGTACGCCATCTTCGCGATCACGTTCGTGATGCGACCGGTGGGGTCGTGGTTCTTCGGTCGGTACGCCGATCGCCGCGGCCGACGGGCGGCGCTGACCTTCAGTGTGTCCCTGATGGCGTTGTGCTCGGCGGTGATTGCGCTGGTGCCGTCGCAGGCCACGATCGGGATCGCGGCGCCGATCATCCTGGTTCTCGCGCGGCTGGTGCAGGGCTTCGCCACGGGCGGGGAGTACGGCACGTCGGCGACGTACATGTCGGAGGCGGCGACGCGGGAGCGACGCGGTTTCTTCTCGTCCTTCCAGTACGTCACGCTGGTGGGCGGGCATGTCCTGGCGCAGTTCACATTGCTGATCCTGCAGTCATTCCTCACCGACGATCAGATGCGAGACTTCGGGTGGCGCATCGCGTTTGCCATCGGCGGCGTGGCGGCGATCGTGGTGTTCTGGCTGCGGCGCACCATGGACGAGTCGCTGTCCGAGGAGGTTATCGAGGCAGCGAGATCGGGTGAGGACAAGGGCGCGGGCTCGATGCGCGAGTTGTTCACCACGTACTGGCGGCCGCTGCTGCTGTGCTTCCTGATCACGATGGGCGGCACGGTCGCGTTCTACACCTACAGCGTCAACGCGCCGACCATAGTCAAGAGCACCTACGACGACGCGATGACGGCGACGTGGATCAACCTGATCGGACTGATCTTCCTGATGCTGCTGCAGCCCGTCGGCGGGATGATCAGCGACAAGGTGGGACGCAAGCCGATGCTGCTGTTCTTCGGGGTGGGCGGGCTGTTCTACACCTACATCTTGATCACGTTCCTGCCCGAAACGCAGTCTCCGCTGGCCTCTTTCGCGCTGGTCGCCGGTGGCTACATCATCCTGACGGGCTACACGTCGATCAACGCACTGGTGAAGTCGGAGCTGTTCCCACAGCGGATCCGGGCGTTGGGTGTCGGTGTCGGCTACGCGCTGGCGAACTCGATCTTCGGTGGCACCGCCCCGTTGATCTACCAGGCAGCTAAGGAACAGGGCCACGTTCCGCTGTTCATCGCGTACGTGACGGTGTGCATCGCGGTGTCGCTGGTGGTTTACATCTTCTGCCTCAAGAACAAGTCCGAGACCTACCTGGATCGCGAGCGGGGCTCCGCATTCCGGGTCTGA